A window of Synechococcus sp. MEDNS5 contains these coding sequences:
- the rplT gene encoding 50S ribosomal protein L20 yields the protein MARVKRGNVARKRRNKILRLARGFRGSNGTLFRTANQRVMKALCNAYRDRRRRKRDFRRLWIARINAAARLNGVSYSRLIGGLKQADVRINRKMLAQLAVADPSSFTTVVNATQG from the coding sequence ATGGCACGCGTCAAGAGAGGCAACGTCGCCCGTAAGCGCCGTAACAAAATCCTCCGCCTAGCTCGCGGTTTCCGCGGCAGCAATGGAACCCTGTTCCGCACCGCGAATCAGCGGGTGATGAAAGCCCTGTGCAATGCCTACCGAGACCGTCGCCGGCGCAAGCGTGATTTCCGCCGTCTGTGGATTGCACGCATCAATGCAGCAGCCCGTCTCAACGGTGTGAGCTACAGCCGTCTGATCGGTGGTTTGAAGCAGGCCGACGTGCGCATCAACCGCAAGATGCTGGCTCAGCTTGCCGTGGCTGATCCTTCCAGCTTCACAACTGTGGTGAATGCCACTCAGGGTTGA
- the psb34 gene encoding photosystem II assembly protein Psb34, producing MQVTQEDGGRLNAFANEPRMEVLSKEASYSNGSRLIVVGGSLLVIALMAFTVTIS from the coding sequence ATGCAGGTCACCCAGGAGGACGGAGGCCGTTTGAATGCATTCGCGAACGAGCCGCGCATGGAGGTGCTGAGCAAGGAAGCCAGCTACAGCAATGGCTCCCGACTGATCGTGGTAGGCGGCTCCCTGCTCGTGATCGCCCTAATGGCTTTCACTGTGACGATCAGCTGA
- a CDS encoding thiazole synthase, with protein sequence MDSTPTSTDTLLIGGRQFRSRLFTGTGKYPSLALMQQSLERSDCEMVTVAVRRVQTVAAGHAGLMEAIDWTRTWMLPNTAGCTTAEEAIRVARLGRELARLAGQENNNFVKLEVIPDSRHLLPDPFGTLEAAEQLVKEGFTVLPYINADPLLAKRLEEVGCATVMPLGSPIGSGQGLRNASNIALIIENASVPVVVDAGIGVPSEASAALEMGADAVLVNSAIALAGNPPLMAEAMASAVRAGRQAFQAGRLPTRAQASPSSPTTGKVND encoded by the coding sequence ATGGATTCGACCCCGACCAGCACCGACACGCTTCTGATCGGTGGCCGCCAGTTCCGCAGCAGGCTGTTCACCGGCACGGGGAAATATCCAAGCCTGGCGTTGATGCAACAGAGCCTGGAGCGTTCTGACTGCGAGATGGTGACCGTGGCTGTTCGCAGAGTGCAGACGGTGGCGGCCGGGCACGCCGGACTGATGGAAGCGATCGACTGGACACGGACCTGGATGCTTCCCAACACCGCTGGCTGCACCACGGCAGAAGAAGCCATCCGGGTGGCAAGGCTGGGACGGGAACTGGCACGGCTCGCCGGCCAGGAAAACAACAACTTCGTGAAGCTGGAAGTGATTCCCGACAGCCGTCACCTGCTGCCGGACCCTTTCGGAACGCTGGAGGCCGCTGAACAACTGGTGAAGGAAGGCTTCACGGTGCTCCCGTACATCAATGCGGATCCATTGCTTGCCAAACGCCTGGAGGAGGTGGGATGCGCCACGGTGATGCCCCTGGGTTCCCCGATCGGATCCGGTCAGGGGTTGCGCAACGCCTCCAACATCGCCCTGATCATCGAGAACGCCTCGGTTCCCGTGGTGGTGGATGCAGGCATCGGCGTCCCTAGCGAGGCATCTGCTGCCTTGGAGATGGGAGCGGATGCCGTTCTGGTGAACAGTGCCATCGCCCTTGCTGGCAATCCGCCACTGATGGCCGAAGCGATGGCCTCCGCCGTGCGGGCCGGGCGCCAGGCCTTCCAAGCGGGCCGTCTGCCAACCCGGGCCCAGGCCTCACCAAGCTCCCCCACCACCGGAAAGGTCAACGACTGA
- a CDS encoding glycosyltransferase family 1 protein, translated as MKIAFFTETFLPKVDGIVTRLTKTVKHLVDAGDEVIVFCPEGCPEEYMGARLIGVPAMPLPLYPELKLALPRPAVSEAIDNFQPDLIHVVNPAVLGLGGIWLAKAKSVPLVASYHTHLPKYLEHYGMGMLEPLLWELLKAAHNQALLNLCTSTAMVEELSEKGIQHTDLWQRGVDTELFRPELRSAELRQRLLGCHDDRGALLLYVGRLSAEKQIERIKPVLEALPDARLALVGDGPHRQQLEKHFEDTATTFVGYLAGEELAGAYASGDAFLFPSSTETLGLVLLEAMAAGCPVVGANRGGIPDIITDGVNGCLYEPDGANGGAASLIAATQRLLGNDLERQALRNAARSEAERWGWAGATEQLRGYYRQVLKQPQLNAAA; from the coding sequence TTGAAAATCGCCTTCTTCACCGAGACCTTCCTCCCCAAGGTCGATGGCATCGTCACCCGTCTCACCAAAACGGTGAAGCACCTGGTGGATGCCGGTGATGAGGTGATCGTGTTCTGCCCGGAGGGATGCCCTGAGGAGTACATGGGAGCTCGCCTGATCGGCGTTCCGGCCATGCCCCTGCCGCTTTACCCCGAACTCAAGCTGGCGCTGCCCCGACCCGCCGTCTCCGAGGCGATCGACAACTTCCAGCCGGACTTGATCCACGTGGTGAATCCCGCGGTGCTGGGCCTTGGAGGGATTTGGCTGGCCAAAGCCAAATCGGTTCCGCTGGTGGCGAGCTACCACACCCACCTGCCCAAATACCTCGAGCACTACGGCATGGGCATGCTCGAACCCCTGCTCTGGGAACTGCTCAAGGCAGCCCACAACCAGGCGCTGCTCAATCTCTGCACCTCCACAGCCATGGTGGAGGAACTGAGCGAGAAGGGGATTCAGCACACAGACCTCTGGCAGCGTGGTGTGGACACCGAGCTGTTCCGGCCCGAGCTTCGCAGTGCGGAGCTCCGGCAGCGGCTGCTCGGCTGCCATGACGACCGCGGAGCCCTGTTGCTCTACGTGGGCCGCCTCTCCGCTGAGAAACAGATCGAGCGCATCAAGCCTGTGCTCGAAGCCTTGCCCGACGCCCGTCTCGCCCTTGTGGGTGATGGGCCTCACCGTCAGCAGCTGGAGAAGCACTTTGAGGACACCGCCACCACCTTCGTGGGCTATCTGGCGGGCGAGGAGCTCGCTGGTGCCTACGCCAGCGGTGACGCCTTTCTCTTCCCCTCCAGTACCGAAACCCTTGGTTTGGTGTTGCTAGAGGCCATGGCAGCGGGCTGCCCCGTGGTGGGTGCCAACCGAGGGGGCATTCCCGACATCATCACCGACGGGGTGAACGGCTGCCTGTACGAACCCGATGGCGCCAATGGTGGTGCGGCCAGCCTGATCGCAGCCACCCAACGCCTGCTGGGCAACGACCTGGAACGCCAGGCACTGCGCAACGCCGCCCGCTCGGAAGCCGAGCGCTGGGGATGGGCCGGAGCCACCGAACAGCTGCGCGGGTATTACCGCCAGGTTCTCAAGCAGCCGCAGCTGAACGCAGCCGCCTGA
- the mrdA gene encoding penicillin-binding protein 2: MAGFAQGDGQRHAGLRQQPLVLLGLVLLVSTAMVSRLVWLQVLEAPRYRQLADENRIRLVPRSPTRGRLLDRKGRVLASSKLTYSLYVEPRLVDDTAWPDLRDRLARLLNLDADVLDQRRGGGLARDGYRINLAIDLKPEQVLRFREQALGLKGAQVDVDILRAYPHGTLAAHALGYTQPITEDEYKSLEKKGYKIRDRIGRIGVEAAYESHLRGAWGGQMLEVNAMGEVQRHLGDRPSVAGKDLTLTLDLDLQKVAEQALADKPGGAIVAMDPRTGAILALASKPTFDPNFFSKLVTTQKEYDALFSNPKKPLLSRAMNPYDPGSTWKAVTAMAAMESGKFPPDTKLATMACITYGGHCFPDHNGAGFGTIGYADALRFSSNTFFYQVGVGAGSRALQKAATALGFGQKSGIEIGWEESVGLVGDEDWAAAGRGWAEPGTTPWIPEDMASASIGQSVVQITPLQLARAYSVFANGGWLVTPHLADQGLDWTDASRRTKVEMNLSTLAKIREGLRKVVSDGTGFALNGPGIPPAGGKTGTAEDSTGGPDHAWFATYAPYPEGEIVIVAFAQNTPGGGSVHALPMAKKVMEVWNRNRAQPIPSAS; this comes from the coding sequence GTGGCGGGTTTCGCGCAGGGGGACGGGCAGCGTCATGCCGGTTTGCGTCAGCAGCCACTGGTGTTGCTGGGTCTGGTGCTGTTGGTGAGCACCGCCATGGTGTCCCGTCTGGTGTGGCTGCAGGTACTGGAAGCGCCTCGCTATCGCCAACTTGCAGACGAAAACCGAATTCGTCTGGTGCCGCGGTCGCCCACCCGAGGTCGGCTGCTGGATCGCAAGGGCCGGGTGTTGGCCTCCAGCAAGCTCACGTATTCGCTGTATGTGGAACCGCGTCTTGTGGATGACACGGCGTGGCCGGATCTGCGCGATCGCCTGGCCCGCCTCCTGAATCTTGATGCGGATGTGCTGGATCAGCGGCGGGGTGGTGGCCTGGCCAGGGATGGCTACCGCATCAATCTGGCCATCGATCTCAAGCCTGAACAGGTGCTGCGTTTCCGGGAGCAGGCACTCGGCCTCAAGGGGGCGCAGGTGGATGTGGACATCCTTCGGGCCTATCCCCATGGAACCTTGGCCGCCCATGCCCTCGGTTACACCCAGCCGATCACGGAAGACGAATACAAATCGCTGGAGAAGAAGGGCTACAAGATTCGTGATCGGATCGGCCGGATCGGTGTGGAAGCGGCCTACGAATCGCACCTGCGCGGAGCCTGGGGCGGCCAGATGCTCGAGGTGAATGCCATGGGCGAGGTGCAGCGCCATCTCGGTGACCGCCCGTCGGTGGCGGGCAAGGATCTCACCCTCACCCTGGATCTGGATCTGCAGAAGGTGGCCGAGCAGGCCCTGGCGGACAAGCCCGGGGGCGCCATCGTTGCCATGGATCCAAGAACGGGCGCGATTCTGGCGTTGGCGAGCAAGCCCACCTTCGACCCCAACTTCTTCTCCAAGCTCGTCACCACGCAGAAGGAGTACGACGCGCTGTTCTCCAACCCGAAGAAGCCCTTGCTTTCGCGGGCGATGAATCCTTACGACCCCGGCAGCACCTGGAAGGCGGTGACAGCGATGGCTGCCATGGAGTCAGGCAAATTCCCGCCGGACACCAAGTTGGCCACGATGGCGTGCATCACCTACGGCGGTCATTGCTTCCCAGACCACAACGGCGCTGGTTTTGGCACCATCGGTTACGCCGATGCGTTGCGCTTCTCCAGCAACACCTTCTTCTATCAAGTGGGAGTGGGAGCCGGTTCTCGTGCCCTGCAGAAAGCGGCGACAGCCCTCGGTTTCGGGCAGAAATCAGGGATTGAGATCGGCTGGGAGGAAAGTGTCGGTCTGGTGGGTGATGAAGACTGGGCCGCGGCTGGTCGCGGCTGGGCGGAACCGGGAACGACCCCATGGATTCCGGAGGATATGGCCAGTGCCTCCATCGGTCAGTCGGTGGTGCAGATCACGCCGCTGCAGCTGGCCCGGGCCTATTCGGTGTTTGCCAACGGTGGTTGGCTGGTCACACCCCACCTGGCGGATCAGGGTCTGGACTGGACCGATGCCTCCCGTCGCACCAAGGTGGAGATGAACCTTTCCACCCTGGCCAAAATCCGTGAAGGTCTGCGCAAGGTGGTGTCTGATGGCACTGGTTTTGCTCTGAACGGGCCGGGCATTCCACCAGCAGGAGGGAAGACGGGCACCGCGGAGGACAGCACCGGCGGTCCGGACCATGCCTGGTTTGCCACTTATGCCCCCTATCCCGAGGGAGAAATTGTGATCGTGGCCTTTGCCCAGAACACGCCCGGGGGAGGGTCCGTGCATGCGCTGCCGATGGCCAAGAAGGTGATGGAGGTGTGGAACCGCAACCGTGCGCAACCGATCCCATCGGCTTCGTGA
- a CDS encoding SpoIID/LytB domain-containing protein — translation MSGVRSLAHLLVLPVVATVGCRAQDLRSMPPDLQAPALPTHRSVPAPPAAGQAVLLVSLADHLGRGTVPQRSAPLLTLTSAGQAPLQLLDPSGTVVADGPSLRFSWRLVPLETPLAVARRVAGPLASFESAERLADRWRDQGVEAKVAHPDEWEVWAPLDAPDLAGVTLRDLTTTIAAVVRPVLEGPEGGRTLQGPLQVQAPDGLRWKGGVMRGPFRLQADAYGSWTLLEQVSLERYLEGVVPHEIGAGSPAAALQAQAVLARTWALANSHRFAIDGYHLCSDTQCQVYSDPRQASASVREAIRATSGAVLRWEGEPIHAVYHATNGGISASGEEAWAMDPLPYVRVEADGTQAWRESTLLPLQSAEGVKALLQRRDGAYGAGHPRFRWIRSYSAGQLAQALAAAGKGNALPIRVSVQDRGPSGRVLALAIERDGGASSVVLRLDAIRRTLRRLPSTLFVLQPEGAGAWQFQGGGFGHGVGLSQAGAIDLAGRGWSAQRILQHYYPGTRLEPLRQAPPAPPVQAP, via the coding sequence ATGTCCGGTGTCCGATCTCTGGCCCACCTGCTGGTGCTGCCGGTTGTGGCGACGGTCGGTTGCCGGGCTCAAGACCTCAGGTCCATGCCGCCAGACCTGCAGGCCCCGGCACTGCCCACCCATCGCTCCGTGCCTGCGCCGCCCGCTGCGGGTCAGGCGGTTCTGTTGGTGTCACTGGCGGATCACCTCGGCCGCGGCACTGTTCCACAGCGTTCCGCACCTCTGCTCACGCTCACTAGTGCCGGCCAAGCGCCGCTGCAGCTTCTCGATCCCAGTGGAACGGTTGTGGCCGATGGCCCAAGCCTGCGCTTCAGCTGGCGATTGGTGCCCTTGGAGACCCCCCTTGCCGTGGCCAGACGGGTGGCAGGGCCCCTGGCCAGTTTCGAATCAGCCGAGCGGCTTGCGGATCGTTGGCGGGATCAAGGTGTGGAGGCCAAGGTCGCCCACCCCGATGAGTGGGAGGTGTGGGCACCGCTCGATGCGCCGGATCTGGCCGGTGTGACCTTGCGTGATCTCACAACCACGATTGCGGCCGTGGTTCGACCTGTGCTGGAGGGGCCTGAGGGTGGCCGCACGCTTCAGGGACCTCTGCAGGTGCAAGCCCCGGATGGATTGCGTTGGAAAGGCGGTGTGATGCGTGGACCCTTCCGGCTGCAGGCCGATGCCTACGGCAGTTGGACCTTGCTGGAGCAGGTGTCTCTGGAGCGATACCTGGAGGGTGTGGTGCCCCATGAAATCGGCGCAGGGTCTCCCGCTGCGGCGCTGCAGGCCCAGGCGGTTCTCGCCCGGACCTGGGCCCTGGCCAACAGCCATCGTTTCGCGATTGACGGGTATCACCTCTGCAGCGACACCCAGTGCCAGGTTTACAGCGATCCGCGGCAAGCTTCAGCCTCGGTTCGCGAGGCCATCCGTGCGACGTCCGGTGCAGTGCTCCGCTGGGAAGGCGAACCCATCCATGCGGTGTATCACGCCACCAATGGCGGGATTAGTGCCAGCGGTGAGGAAGCCTGGGCGATGGACCCATTGCCGTACGTACGCGTGGAGGCGGATGGAACCCAGGCCTGGAGGGAGTCCACGCTGCTGCCCCTGCAGTCGGCGGAGGGCGTGAAAGCGCTCCTGCAGCGCCGGGATGGTGCCTATGGCGCTGGTCATCCGCGCTTCCGCTGGATCCGCAGCTATTCAGCTGGCCAACTGGCTCAGGCGTTGGCGGCTGCCGGTAAGGGCAACGCCCTTCCCATCAGGGTGAGCGTGCAGGACCGAGGGCCGAGCGGACGAGTGCTGGCTCTGGCGATCGAGCGGGATGGGGGTGCGTCCTCTGTGGTATTGCGCCTTGATGCGATCCGCCGGACGCTTCGCCGCCTCCCCAGCACCCTTTTTGTACTCCAGCCTGAGGGAGCTGGGGCCTGGCAATTCCAGGGCGGTGGATTCGGTCACGGCGTTGGCCTGTCGCAGGCCGGCGCCATTGATCTGGCCGGTCGCGGCTGGAGTGCTCAGCGCATCCTTCAGCACTACTACCCCGGGACCCGATTGGAGCCGCTTCGGCAGGCCCCACCGGCTCCTCCTGTTCAGGCCCCTTAA
- the rpmI gene encoding 50S ribosomal protein L35: protein MPKLKTRKAAAKRFKATGTGKFLRRRAFRNHLLDHKSPKLKRHLATKAVVDRTDEERVALMMPYA from the coding sequence ATGCCCAAGCTCAAGACCCGCAAAGCAGCCGCCAAGCGGTTCAAGGCAACAGGCACTGGCAAGTTCCTGCGTCGGCGCGCCTTCCGCAATCACCTGCTGGACCACAAGAGCCCGAAACTGAAGCGCCACCTGGCCACCAAAGCTGTGGTGGACCGGACGGACGAAGAGCGGGTGGCCCTGATGATGCCCTACGCCTGA
- a CDS encoding NAD-dependent epimerase/dehydratase family protein, with product MKVLVLGGDGFCGWPCAVNLADQGHDVLIVDNLSRRKIDIDLEVESLTPITTIGERLKAWEQIGGKPMRFEHMDIAHEYQRLLDLLIEEKPDSVVHFAEQRAAPYSMKSSATKRYTVDNNVNGTHNLLAAIVESGLDIHVVHLGTMGVYGYGSHRGATIPEGYLKVEVPQPDGSRFEEEILHPASPGSVYHMTKTLDQLLFLYYNKNDKVRITDLHQGIVWGTNTDATDRDPRLTNRFDYDGDYGTVLNRFLMQAAIGYPLTVHGTGGQTRAFIHIRDSVKCVQLALENPPTQGERVKIFNQMTESHQVGELAKKVAALTGAQVNNLPNPRNEAVENDLIVDNRCFIELGLNPTTLDDGLLKEVVEIATRYADRCDRNRILCTSAWTKTQAQAIATA from the coding sequence GTGAAAGTTCTCGTTCTTGGTGGTGACGGCTTCTGCGGCTGGCCCTGTGCCGTGAATCTCGCTGATCAGGGCCACGACGTGTTGATCGTGGACAACCTCAGCCGGCGCAAGATCGACATCGATCTGGAGGTGGAATCACTCACCCCGATCACCACCATCGGCGAGCGTCTCAAGGCCTGGGAGCAGATCGGCGGCAAGCCGATGCGCTTCGAGCACATGGACATCGCCCATGAGTACCAGCGACTGCTCGATCTGCTGATCGAGGAAAAGCCCGACTCAGTGGTGCACTTCGCCGAACAGCGCGCTGCTCCCTACTCGATGAAGAGCAGCGCCACCAAGCGCTACACCGTCGACAACAACGTCAACGGCACCCACAACCTGCTCGCCGCGATCGTGGAGAGCGGGCTCGACATCCACGTGGTGCACCTCGGCACCATGGGCGTCTACGGCTATGGCTCCCACCGCGGCGCCACGATTCCTGAGGGCTACCTCAAGGTGGAGGTGCCCCAGCCCGACGGCAGCCGCTTCGAGGAGGAGATCCTCCATCCCGCCAGCCCGGGCAGCGTCTATCACATGACCAAGACGCTCGATCAGCTGCTTTTCCTCTACTACAACAAGAACGACAAGGTCCGCATCACCGACCTGCACCAGGGGATCGTCTGGGGCACCAACACCGATGCCACCGACCGCGACCCGCGCCTCACCAATCGCTTTGATTACGACGGCGATTACGGCACGGTGCTCAACCGCTTCCTGATGCAAGCGGCGATCGGTTACCCCCTCACCGTGCACGGCACCGGCGGCCAGACCCGCGCCTTCATCCACATCCGCGATTCCGTGAAGTGTGTGCAGCTGGCCTTGGAGAATCCTCCAACCCAGGGCGAGCGGGTGAAGATCTTCAACCAGATGACCGAAAGCCATCAGGTGGGTGAATTAGCCAAGAAGGTCGCCGCCCTCACCGGAGCTCAGGTGAACAATCTTCCTAATCCACGCAACGAAGCCGTTGAAAACGATCTGATTGTGGACAACCGCTGCTTCATCGAGCTGGGACTCAATCCCACCACCCTCGATGACGGCCTGCTCAAGGAAGTGGTGGAGATCGCGACGCGCTATGCCGACCGCTGCGATCGCAACCGCATCCTCTGCACCTCGGCCTGGACCAAAACCCAGGCCCAGGCCATCGCCACCGCTTGA